The following are encoded in a window of Kitasatospora sp. NBC_01250 genomic DNA:
- a CDS encoding RiPP maturation radical SAM C-methyltransferase: MRVLLVNMPWSPIDVPSLALGILKRAVDEKTDGQAEVLHANLEYVDWLTRQGEFTLGDYEYYSLDSYFLGCGDWVFSSALYDDPQWREAEFTELLGSHLDEDRLRQAVELHRQAPRFVQEIAQAIVAAAPDVVGFTSTFQQNTAALAAAKHVKRLAPGIVTVLGGANCDGAQGEAMHRNFPFVDHVVRGEGEVAFPQLLNALAAGRDLATVPSLCWRDASGPRANPISTTPLPPAAIVRPDYRGYFERLAASHARTWTEPKLVVEGARGCWWGEKHHCTFCGLNGSSMQFRSKHPDAFFAEIVELAREHQVLDMFVVDNILDMGYLTTLLPRLIETGYDLRLHIEIKANMRQSQLRTLADAGLVYVQPGIESLNNRVLDLMDKGVSGCQNVRMLRDGSAAGLSVAWNYLHGFPGEQDRDYDGVIGQLPALEHLDPPGDLSARIAIERFSPYFNRPELGFSELRPALPYRVVYDLPEAELLDLAYIFDVPPRGIGEPTVARLNEALAAWQEHHAASRLTHTDLGDRIVLVSRRRAFDWTVLELSEPLELAAFRLLDQPHAPAALARKVAARPGCAQADAVAVQALLDRWSAQGLVFTDNGQYVQVAPPAVNQELLRLGYRRARQEAEDWPATRPEQVPA; this comes from the coding sequence GTGCGCGTGCTCCTGGTCAACATGCCCTGGTCGCCGATCGACGTGCCGTCGCTGGCCCTGGGCATTCTCAAACGGGCCGTCGACGAGAAGACGGACGGACAGGCGGAGGTGCTGCACGCCAACCTGGAGTACGTCGACTGGCTCACCCGGCAAGGGGAGTTCACGCTCGGCGACTACGAGTACTATTCGCTCGACTCCTACTTCCTCGGCTGCGGGGACTGGGTCTTCTCCTCCGCGCTGTACGACGACCCGCAGTGGCGCGAGGCCGAGTTCACCGAGCTGCTCGGCAGCCACCTGGACGAGGACCGGCTGCGCCAGGCCGTCGAACTGCACCGCCAGGCACCGCGGTTCGTCCAGGAGATCGCGCAGGCCATCGTCGCCGCAGCGCCGGACGTGGTCGGCTTCACCTCCACCTTCCAGCAGAACACCGCCGCGCTCGCCGCCGCCAAGCACGTCAAGCGGCTGGCACCGGGGATCGTGACCGTGCTGGGCGGCGCGAACTGCGACGGCGCGCAGGGCGAGGCGATGCACCGCAACTTCCCCTTCGTCGACCACGTCGTCCGCGGCGAGGGCGAGGTGGCCTTTCCCCAGCTGCTCAACGCGCTGGCGGCCGGCCGGGACCTCGCCACGGTGCCGAGCCTGTGCTGGCGCGACGCGTCCGGCCCGCGGGCCAACCCGATCAGCACCACCCCGCTGCCGCCGGCGGCGATCGTCCGGCCGGACTACCGCGGCTACTTCGAGCGGCTGGCCGCCTCGCACGCGCGGACCTGGACCGAGCCGAAGCTGGTGGTCGAGGGCGCGCGCGGCTGCTGGTGGGGCGAGAAGCACCACTGCACCTTCTGCGGCCTCAACGGCTCCTCGATGCAGTTCCGCAGCAAGCACCCGGACGCCTTCTTCGCCGAGATCGTCGAACTCGCCCGCGAGCACCAGGTGCTGGACATGTTCGTGGTCGACAACATCCTCGACATGGGCTACCTGACCACCCTGCTGCCCCGCCTGATCGAGACCGGCTACGACCTGCGGCTGCACATCGAGATCAAGGCCAACATGCGCCAGTCCCAGCTGCGGACGCTGGCCGACGCAGGGCTCGTCTACGTGCAGCCCGGCATCGAGAGCCTCAACAACCGGGTGCTGGACCTGATGGACAAGGGCGTCAGCGGCTGCCAGAACGTCCGGATGCTGCGCGACGGTTCGGCCGCCGGCCTCTCGGTGGCCTGGAACTACCTGCACGGCTTCCCCGGCGAGCAGGACCGGGACTACGACGGGGTGATCGGCCAACTCCCGGCGCTGGAGCACCTCGACCCGCCCGGCGACCTGTCCGCCCGGATCGCCATCGAGCGGTTCAGTCCGTACTTCAACCGGCCCGAACTCGGCTTCTCCGAGCTGCGCCCGGCCCTCCCCTACCGGGTCGTCTACGACCTGCCGGAGGCCGAACTGCTCGACCTCGCCTACATCTTCGACGTGCCGCCGCGCGGCATCGGCGAGCCGACCGTGGCCCGGCTGAACGAGGCGCTGGCCGCCTGGCAGGAGCACCACGCGGCCAGTCGGCTGACCCACACCGACCTCGGCGACCGGATCGTCCTGGTGAGCCGGCGCCGGGCCTTCGACTGGACCGTCCTGGAGCTCTCCGAGCCGCTGGAACTGGCCGCCTTCCGACTGCTCGACCAGCCGCACGCACCGGCCGCACTGGCCCGCAAGGTCGCCGCCCGGCCCGGCTGCGCACAGGCGGACGCGGTAGCCGTCCAGGCACTGCTGGACCGCTGGTCGGCCCAGGGCCTGGTCTTCACCGACAACGGCCAGTACGTCCAGGTCGCGCCGCCCGCGGTCAACCAGGAGCTGCTCAGGCTCGGCTACCGGCGGGCCCGCCAGGAGGCCGAGGACTGGCCGGCGACCCGGCCCGAACAGGTGCCGGCCTGA
- a CDS encoding AfsR/SARP family transcriptional regulator, protein MDPSERPGPVRFNLLGPVHVTLPDGEVVLPSGGPRAVLVMLLVNANRVVSAEQLASAVWGEDRPSTATAIASLRNHVLRLRRMLGDDTGLRLRTVAPGYLIRTDPGELDVEEFVEGCRLGAEQLRAGEASAARRTLSTALDLWRGEPFTDLPPCVDGAARAHQLDETRMNAWQDRVGADLRLGRHRELVAELRGLTRAHPLREALHGQLMLALYGADRQAEALAVYQDLRKRLVAELGVEPSAQVADLQLRILAADPSLLDPAEQSESGGTAPGRTAGTGRRGSRPGAGAATTANAPAGYAPRNSLPRDVADFTGRGPETDRLLAAAAAPATSAVVISAIDGMAGVGKTALAVHVAHALADRYADGQVFIDLHGFTPGQTPLEPGAALARLLRAVGVSEDALPADPEERALLWRSVAADRRLLIVLDNAVDAAQVRLLLPGSPGCLVLVTSRRRMPALAGAGALSLDVLEPGTAVALFGQICGPDRIVGQEDAVAEIVRLCGHLPLAIRITAARLAHRGTWTPSHLLARLRDRISLPTELRTQDQSVAAAFAVSYDALAPDQQRLFRLAGLHPGDDFSAYALAALADLPLTGTEDLVEELHDHHLLIERSPGRYTFHDLLRQHARGLARSEETDATGRAALERLFDYYGHTAAAAADVLYPHESHRRPHPPKPATPTDPLHGEESARNWLDTELTNLIAAGTHPVAAATQHSSDLSAILARYLDHYGHYGKSLTLHTAATESTTVTGDLAGHATAQTNLAGSYWLLGRYPEAIECFQAALLDFRNLADQAGERRVLTNLGATYAQLGRHEEAIDHFTWAMAAYGAAGDRAGQVIVLNNLGAVCERTENFEQAAQYHRQALELAREVGDHVTEGRALANLGMTLHHLGQPAEAARVLHQALAMATRAGDRTRQIFALNGLGDVERATDPAQALARHHQAREICAAIGDRFSLAACHLRIGDDHQAMGDPGLAREHWEQSAELYTELKATSQLETVRTRLGGP, encoded by the coding sequence ATGGACCCGAGCGAGCGTCCCGGCCCCGTGCGCTTCAACCTGCTGGGGCCGGTGCACGTCACCCTCCCGGACGGCGAGGTGGTGTTGCCCTCGGGCGGTCCGCGCGCGGTGCTGGTGATGCTGCTGGTGAACGCGAACCGGGTCGTGTCGGCGGAGCAACTGGCGTCGGCGGTGTGGGGCGAGGACCGTCCGTCCACCGCCACCGCCATCGCGTCGCTGCGCAACCACGTCCTGCGCCTGCGCCGGATGCTCGGTGACGACACGGGGCTGCGGCTGCGAACCGTGGCGCCGGGCTATCTCATCAGGACGGATCCCGGTGAGCTGGACGTGGAGGAGTTCGTCGAGGGGTGCCGGCTCGGCGCGGAGCAGTTGCGCGCGGGTGAGGCCTCGGCGGCGCGGCGGACGCTGAGCACCGCACTGGACCTGTGGCGCGGCGAGCCGTTCACCGACCTGCCACCGTGTGTCGACGGCGCCGCGCGGGCCCACCAGCTCGACGAGACCCGCATGAACGCGTGGCAGGACCGTGTCGGCGCGGACCTGAGGCTGGGACGGCACCGGGAGCTGGTCGCCGAACTCCGCGGGCTCACCCGGGCCCACCCGCTGCGGGAGGCGCTGCACGGGCAGCTGATGCTGGCGCTGTACGGTGCCGACCGCCAGGCCGAAGCCCTCGCGGTCTACCAGGACCTGCGCAAGCGGCTGGTCGCGGAACTCGGGGTCGAGCCCTCGGCGCAGGTCGCGGATCTCCAGCTCCGGATCCTCGCCGCGGACCCCTCGCTGCTCGACCCGGCGGAGCAGTCCGAGAGCGGCGGGACGGCACCGGGCCGGACCGCGGGCACCGGACGCCGCGGCAGCAGGCCGGGCGCCGGGGCCGCGACGACCGCGAATGCCCCGGCCGGGTACGCGCCCCGCAACAGCCTCCCGCGGGACGTGGCCGACTTCACCGGCCGCGGCCCGGAAACGGACCGCCTGTTGGCAGCCGCGGCCGCCCCGGCGACCAGCGCCGTCGTGATTTCCGCGATCGACGGGATGGCCGGGGTCGGCAAGACCGCGCTGGCCGTCCACGTCGCCCACGCCCTGGCCGACCGGTACGCCGACGGCCAGGTCTTCATCGACCTGCACGGCTTCACCCCGGGCCAGACCCCGCTGGAGCCCGGCGCCGCGTTGGCCCGGCTGCTGCGCGCCGTCGGGGTGAGCGAGGACGCCCTTCCCGCGGATCCCGAGGAGCGTGCACTGCTGTGGCGCAGCGTCGCCGCCGACCGCCGCCTCCTGATCGTCCTGGACAACGCCGTCGACGCCGCACAGGTCCGGCTCCTGCTCCCCGGATCCCCCGGCTGCCTGGTCCTCGTCACGTCGCGGCGCCGGATGCCCGCTCTCGCCGGAGCCGGCGCGCTCTCGCTGGACGTCCTCGAACCGGGCACGGCTGTCGCCCTGTTCGGCCAGATCTGCGGCCCGGACCGGATCGTCGGCCAGGAGGACGCCGTCGCCGAGATCGTCAGGCTCTGCGGCCACCTGCCCCTCGCCATCCGCATCACCGCCGCGCGCCTGGCGCACCGTGGCACCTGGACCCCCTCCCACCTGCTCGCCCGGCTCCGCGACCGGATCAGCCTGCCCACCGAGCTCCGGACGCAGGACCAGAGCGTCGCCGCGGCCTTCGCCGTGTCCTACGACGCCCTGGCCCCCGACCAGCAGCGGCTCTTCCGCCTCGCGGGACTGCACCCCGGCGACGACTTCTCCGCGTACGCCCTGGCGGCCCTCGCCGATCTGCCGCTGACCGGGACCGAGGACCTCGTCGAGGAACTCCACGACCACCACCTGCTCATCGAGCGGTCCCCCGGCCGCTACACGTTCCACGACCTGCTGCGCCAGCACGCCCGCGGTCTCGCCCGGTCCGAGGAAACCGACGCCACCGGGCGGGCCGCGCTGGAACGGCTCTTCGACTACTACGGCCACACCGCCGCGGCAGCGGCGGACGTCCTCTACCCCCACGAGTCGCACCGGCGCCCGCATCCCCCGAAACCCGCCACGCCCACCGACCCGCTGCACGGCGAGGAGAGCGCGCGCAACTGGCTCGACACCGAGCTGACCAACCTGATCGCCGCCGGCACGCACCCCGTCGCCGCCGCCACACAGCACAGCAGCGACCTCTCCGCGATCCTCGCCCGCTATCTGGACCACTACGGCCACTACGGCAAGTCCCTGACCCTCCACACCGCGGCCACCGAATCCACCACGGTCACGGGCGACTTGGCCGGTCACGCCACCGCCCAGACGAACCTGGCGGGGTCGTACTGGCTGCTGGGCCGCTACCCGGAGGCCATCGAGTGCTTCCAGGCCGCGCTCCTCGACTTCCGGAACCTCGCGGACCAGGCCGGAGAGCGCCGGGTGCTGACCAACCTCGGCGCGACCTACGCCCAGCTGGGTCGCCACGAGGAAGCGATCGACCACTTCACGTGGGCGATGGCCGCCTACGGAGCGGCGGGCGACCGCGCGGGCCAGGTGATCGTGCTGAACAACCTCGGCGCGGTCTGCGAGCGGACGGAGAACTTCGAGCAGGCGGCGCAGTACCACCGTCAGGCCCTCGAACTGGCCCGGGAGGTCGGCGATCACGTCACCGAGGGAAGGGCCCTGGCCAACCTCGGCATGACGCTGCACCACCTCGGCCAGCCCGCCGAGGCCGCACGGGTGCTGCACCAGGCCCTGGCGATGGCCACCAGAGCCGGCGACCGGACTCGCCAGATCTTCGCACTCAACGGCCTCGGCGACGTCGAACGCGCGACCGACCCCGCCCAGGCTCTCGCCCGCCACCACCAGGCCCGCGAGATCTGCGCCGCGATCGGCGACCGGTTCTCACTGGCGGCCTGTCACCTGCGCATCGGCGACGACCACCAGGCGATGGGCGACCCCGGCCTGGCCCGGGAGCACTGGGAGCAGAGCGCCGAGCTGTACACCGAACTGAAGGCGACCTCCCAACTCGAAACGGTCCGCACCCGCCTCGGCGGACCGTGA
- a CDS encoding DUF5825 family protein, with protein MNTTALTAPPRPATVAVRAWRDVEPVTRYLPSMSLGTVEVAGPSGPAAQRLWDLGARRVEIPGTVDLTSPDTATTTDTATATATASATVHRLCLIRDLTARAVQVDWTLRLGPRAEAWEELGHLQPPTALLGPADPDAALRLWTDTHHVGKCLWRKGPGFVQIRDRRWGELRRFTVDEPDYQEVIERLVDGAPQADLPAHILADLRGEQLVGQVGELFWWLPYRVRRWAHAPIVL; from the coding sequence ATGAACACCACGGCACTCACCGCGCCGCCGCGACCGGCCACCGTGGCGGTCCGGGCCTGGCGTGACGTCGAGCCGGTCACGCGGTACCTGCCGTCGATGTCCCTCGGCACCGTGGAGGTGGCGGGCCCGAGCGGGCCCGCCGCCCAGCGGCTCTGGGACCTCGGCGCCCGCCGGGTGGAGATCCCGGGCACGGTGGACCTCACCAGCCCCGACACCGCCACCACTACCGACACCGCCACCGCCACCGCCACCGCCTCGGCGACGGTCCACCGGCTCTGCCTGATCCGGGACCTGACCGCACGCGCCGTCCAGGTCGACTGGACCCTGCGCCTCGGTCCGCGGGCCGAGGCCTGGGAGGAACTCGGCCACCTCCAGCCGCCGACCGCCCTGCTCGGCCCCGCCGACCCCGACGCGGCACTGCGGTTGTGGACCGACACCCACCACGTGGGCAAGTGCCTGTGGCGCAAGGGCCCGGGGTTCGTCCAGATCCGCGACCGCCGCTGGGGCGAACTGCGCCGCTTCACGGTCGACGAGCCGGACTACCAGGAGGTCATCGAGCGCCTGGTGGACGGCGCCCCGCAGGCCGATCTGCCCGCGCACATCCTGGCCGACCTGCGCGGCGAGCAGTTGGTCGGCCAGGTGGGCGAGCTGTTCTGGTGGCTGCCCTACCGGGTCCGGCGCTGGGCGCACGCACCGATCGTGCTGTGA
- a CDS encoding NAD(P)H-binding protein: MRIVIAGGHGQIALHLERLLAERGDRPVGLIRRAEQEADLRERGAEPVLLDLETADRAQVAQVLADADAVVFAAGAGAGSGAARKDTVDRAAAVLLADGAEQAGVRRYVMLSSMGADARAGDGADPVFGAYLRAKGAADDDLRARPGLDWTVLRPGRLTDDAPTGLVRLADSTGRGAVPRADVAAVIAALLADPAPLVGRTVELVSGEDTVARAVATA; the protein is encoded by the coding sequence ATGCGTATCGTCATTGCCGGAGGCCATGGTCAGATCGCCCTCCACCTGGAGCGGCTGCTCGCCGAGCGCGGGGATCGCCCGGTGGGCCTGATCCGCCGTGCCGAGCAGGAGGCGGACCTGCGGGAGCGCGGCGCCGAGCCGGTCCTGCTCGACCTCGAAACCGCCGACCGCGCGCAGGTCGCCCAGGTGCTGGCCGACGCCGACGCGGTGGTCTTCGCCGCCGGTGCGGGGGCGGGCAGCGGTGCCGCGCGCAAGGACACGGTCGACCGGGCGGCGGCCGTCCTGCTGGCCGACGGCGCCGAGCAGGCGGGGGTGCGGCGCTACGTGATGCTCTCCTCGATGGGCGCCGACGCCCGGGCCGGGGACGGCGCGGACCCGGTCTTCGGCGCCTACCTGCGGGCCAAGGGCGCGGCCGACGACGACCTGCGCGCGCGCCCGGGCCTGGACTGGACGGTGCTGCGCCCGGGGCGGCTGACCGACGACGCGCCCACCGGGCTGGTCCGGCTGGCCGATTCGACCGGCCGGGGCGCGGTGCCGCGCGCCGACGTGGCCGCCGTCATCGCCGCGCTGCTGGCCGACCCGGCGCCACTGGTGGGACGCACGGTGGAGCTGGTGTCGGGCGAGGACACCGTGGCGCGGGCCGTCGCCACTGCCTGA
- a CDS encoding ABC transporter ATP-binding protein, giving the protein MSAAAAGGTPGVSPLRAVLRRHGVQVGLAFVLLLASVAASLTVPLTVRNLVQDLGQHRSAASDALALVVLALVAALAAAWGSFVLGRIGELTVLETRGRLMRHVLRMPVLDVRRIGAGDLTNRVTADTAQLRTMLDVGITALPASAITAVLTLVVMGLLDPVLLLIVVATFAVAGSVIAVFVRSARRGSLAQQEALGALAQGFNSALGALAAVKANRAEGPIGDQVTGTATAATDAAVAADRRLAFITPVMGLGQQIAIVGVLAGSGARLASGSLSAADFVAFMMYLFQLVTPLTVLATGFGRLQTGLAARSRVQEVLDLPAEEPGPAQEPDPDRHAPALRLSNLAGGYGGERVLHGVSFEVAQRGLTALVGPSGAGKSTVLAMLERLLPPERGTAELHGVDLAEWPLDVLRRRIAYVDQEFTLLEASVRENLLLGRQGGRTDGELCSALAQVGLAEQIAALPQGLDTRLAGAVDLSGGQRQRLALARALLSEAEVLLLDEPSSQLDGVNEQLLRQAVDRLAADRAVVVVAHRLSTVRHADQIVFLQDGRVHGIGTHDRLVADCLGYRALVAGQSGGSARAAGPLGSPV; this is encoded by the coding sequence ATGTCCGCTGCTGCTGCCGGCGGCACGCCAGGGGTGAGCCCGCTGCGTGCCGTGCTGCGCCGCCACGGTGTGCAGGTCGGCCTCGCGTTCGTTCTGCTGCTGGCCTCGGTGGCCGCCTCGCTGACCGTTCCGCTGACGGTGCGCAACCTGGTCCAGGACCTCGGGCAGCATCGATCGGCCGCGTCCGACGCGCTGGCGCTCGTGGTGCTCGCACTCGTCGCCGCGCTGGCCGCCGCCTGGGGCTCCTTCGTGCTGGGCCGGATCGGCGAGCTGACCGTGCTGGAGACCCGGGGGCGGCTGATGCGGCACGTGCTGCGGATGCCGGTGCTGGACGTGCGCCGGATCGGCGCGGGGGACCTCACCAACCGGGTCACCGCCGACACCGCGCAGCTGCGCACCATGCTCGACGTGGGCATCACCGCGCTGCCCGCCTCGGCGATCACGGCCGTCCTGACGCTGGTCGTCATGGGGCTGCTCGATCCGGTGCTGCTGCTCATCGTGGTCGCCACCTTCGCGGTGGCGGGCAGCGTGATCGCGGTCTTCGTGCGCAGCGCGCGCCGGGGGTCACTGGCCCAGCAGGAGGCACTGGGTGCGCTGGCGCAGGGCTTCAACTCGGCGCTCGGGGCGCTGGCCGCGGTCAAGGCCAACCGCGCCGAGGGGCCGATCGGCGACCAGGTGACGGGCACGGCCACCGCCGCGACCGACGCCGCCGTGGCGGCCGACCGGCGGTTGGCGTTCATCACCCCGGTGATGGGCCTGGGCCAGCAGATCGCGATCGTCGGGGTGCTGGCCGGCAGCGGCGCCCGGCTGGCCTCGGGCAGCCTCAGTGCGGCGGACTTCGTGGCCTTCATGATGTACCTGTTCCAGCTGGTCACCCCGCTCACGGTGCTGGCCACCGGTTTCGGCCGGCTGCAGACCGGCCTGGCGGCGCGGAGCCGGGTCCAGGAGGTGCTGGACCTGCCGGCCGAGGAGCCGGGCCCGGCCCAGGAACCGGACCCGGACCGGCACGCCCCTGCCCTGCGGCTGAGCAACCTGGCCGGCGGCTACGGTGGCGAGCGGGTGCTGCACGGCGTCAGCTTCGAGGTCGCCCAGCGCGGCCTGACCGCACTGGTGGGGCCCTCGGGGGCCGGCAAGTCGACCGTCCTCGCCATGCTGGAGCGGCTGTTGCCGCCGGAGCGGGGCACCGCGGAACTGCACGGCGTCGACCTCGCCGAGTGGCCGCTGGACGTGCTGCGCCGCCGGATCGCCTACGTCGACCAGGAGTTCACCCTGCTGGAGGCGAGCGTCCGGGAGAATCTGCTGCTGGGCCGTCAGGGCGGACGCACCGATGGCGAGTTGTGCAGCGCGCTCGCCCAGGTCGGACTGGCGGAGCAGATCGCCGCGCTGCCACAGGGCCTGGACACCCGGCTCGCCGGCGCCGTCGACCTCTCCGGTGGCCAGCGCCAGCGGCTGGCGCTGGCCCGGGCGCTGCTCTCCGAGGCCGAGGTGCTGCTGCTGGACGAGCCGAGCTCCCAGCTCGACGGCGTGAACGAGCAGTTGCTGCGGCAGGCGGTCGACCGGCTGGCCGCCGACCGCGCGGTGGTGGTGGTCGCGCACCGCCTGTCCACCGTCCGGCACGCCGATCAGATCGTCTTCCTCCAGGACGGCCGGGTCCACGGCATCGGCACGCACGACCGGTTGGTGGCCGACTGCCTGGGCTACCGCGCGCTGGTGGCGGGCCAGAGCGGTGGGTCGGCGCGGGCGGCGGGACCGCTCGGCTCGCCGGTGTGA
- a CDS encoding LuxR C-terminal-related transcriptional regulator — protein MPARPVGDAAELVAAVRSLLAADAGGGVVLHGPPGVGKSWLAQAVAADWRRTGGLVVVAATRGPVTESSALLRHRADPLSPPGAEQLVLLDGIDALDPELGRAALAAARTGGVRVLATARRRAAAPGLTGCPVAPLAVPADCSGVALQEFCQVPSVQLYASHVRELNPDFRIDRHNQHQIAQTCVDLRGVPGALVLAARVAGLEGPEVLTAILERRAGPEGPELVRLLNAYRRGRPSGPVPQLTAAGRRLLAHAVLFTGGFGAEALRQVTGVPVEEFTVALQTLVDAQLLALSGLPSGRLSGLTRVRLHLPLDVPAQPPPDPREPGFDRPAARLAHARYYARLARAGARRIEEGAQQSGLAALHCEERNIRTALDTLLGAGPAGEALDLIEDTRGYADATGIELATAGQLRALAAACPPGEQDRLALLLAEACLQAGEADGLQALLDQAVATGAPTGPHGARWQRLCAVREFWHDTAAGSALLERAAEQALQCARRDGAAGGAERGAARIRLEAALARFLSGDSAGAVEAVRRALPDALRRQDVVGAGGALLHLSLFLAATGDSAAAQDCHQRAMANLRTLGAPAVLGAFLTIAASPLLSAAEVRARGAVRVLAGFHAGREACLGTPTEPDLAVSRIERRYRPMLSEREFDEAQRAGAAVPLPLLLAELAVQYRRTADRPAPAAHPAIAVQGQKAAGSDVLTLRQHQVALLVADGLGNRQIARQLLISEWTVVNHMREIMKRLGCGSRAQVARWVHTGEPSGPAARADPPLWPATSAR, from the coding sequence TTGCCGGCACGACCGGTCGGCGATGCCGCCGAGCTGGTCGCCGCCGTCCGCTCGCTGCTGGCGGCCGACGCCGGGGGCGGCGTCGTGCTGCACGGGCCGCCGGGGGTGGGCAAGAGCTGGCTCGCGCAGGCGGTCGCCGCCGACTGGCGGCGCACCGGCGGGCTGGTGGTCGTCGCGGCCACCCGGGGCCCGGTCACGGAGTCGAGCGCCCTGTTGCGCCACCGGGCCGACCCGTTGTCCCCGCCCGGCGCCGAGCAGCTGGTGCTGCTGGACGGGATCGACGCACTGGATCCCGAGCTGGGCCGCGCAGCCCTGGCCGCGGCGCGGACCGGGGGCGTCCGGGTGCTGGCCACCGCGCGCCGTCGCGCGGCGGCACCCGGCCTGACCGGCTGCCCGGTCGCCCCGCTCGCGGTGCCCGCCGACTGCTCGGGGGTGGCGCTGCAGGAGTTCTGCCAGGTCCCCTCGGTCCAGCTCTACGCCTCCCACGTACGGGAGTTGAACCCGGACTTCCGGATCGATCGGCACAATCAGCACCAGATCGCCCAGACCTGCGTGGACCTGCGCGGCGTCCCCGGCGCACTCGTGCTGGCGGCCCGGGTGGCGGGGCTGGAGGGCCCCGAGGTCCTCACCGCGATACTGGAGCGGCGCGCCGGGCCCGAGGGCCCCGAACTCGTCCGGCTGCTCAACGCCTACCGGCGGGGCCGGCCGAGCGGGCCGGTCCCGCAGCTCACCGCGGCCGGACGCCGGCTGCTCGCCCACGCGGTGCTGTTCACCGGCGGGTTCGGCGCGGAGGCGCTGCGCCAGGTGACCGGCGTGCCGGTGGAGGAGTTCACCGTGGCGCTGCAGACCCTGGTCGACGCGCAGTTGCTCGCACTCTCGGGGCTGCCGTCCGGGCGGCTCAGCGGCCTGACCCGGGTGCGCCTGCACCTGCCGCTCGACGTCCCCGCCCAGCCGCCGCCCGATCCGCGCGAGCCCGGCTTCGACCGGCCTGCGGCGCGCCTGGCCCACGCCCGCTACTACGCGCGGCTGGCCCGGGCCGGCGCGCGGCGGATCGAGGAGGGTGCCCAGCAGAGCGGGCTGGCCGCACTGCACTGCGAGGAGCGCAACATCCGCACCGCGCTCGACACCCTGCTCGGCGCGGGACCGGCCGGCGAGGCGCTCGACCTGATCGAGGACACCCGGGGCTACGCCGATGCCACCGGGATCGAGCTCGCGACGGCCGGGCAGCTGCGCGCCCTCGCCGCCGCGTGCCCGCCGGGCGAGCAGGACCGGCTGGCCCTGCTGCTCGCCGAGGCCTGCCTGCAGGCGGGCGAGGCCGACGGCCTGCAGGCGCTGCTCGACCAGGCGGTGGCGACCGGAGCGCCGACCGGTCCGCACGGCGCGCGCTGGCAACGCCTCTGCGCGGTGCGCGAGTTCTGGCACGACACTGCCGCCGGCTCGGCCCTGCTGGAGCGCGCTGCGGAGCAGGCGCTGCAGTGCGCACGGCGGGACGGCGCCGCCGGCGGAGCGGAACGGGGTGCCGCGCGGATCCGGCTGGAGGCGGCCCTGGCCCGGTTCCTGAGCGGCGACAGCGCCGGGGCCGTCGAGGCGGTCCGCCGCGCCCTGCCGGACGCGCTGCGCCGACAGGACGTCGTGGGCGCGGGCGGCGCCCTGCTCCACCTGAGCCTCTTCCTGGCGGCCACGGGCGACTCGGCCGCCGCCCAGGACTGCCACCAACGGGCGATGGCGAACCTGCGCACCCTCGGCGCGCCCGCCGTCCTCGGCGCGTTCCTCACGATCGCGGCGAGTCCGCTGCTGTCGGCCGCCGAGGTGCGGGCGCGCGGCGCCGTCCGGGTGCTGGCGGGCTTCCACGCCGGCCGGGAGGCCTGCCTGGGCACGCCCACCGAGCCCGACCTGGCGGTCAGCCGGATCGAGCGCCGCTACCGTCCCATGCTCAGCGAGCGGGAGTTCGACGAGGCGCAGCGCGCCGGGGCAGCCGTCCCGTTGCCGCTGCTGCTGGCCGAACTGGCCGTCCAGTACCGCCGAACGGCCGACCGGCCGGCACCGGCCGCACACCCCGCCATCGCCGTCCAGGGCCAGAAGGCCGCTGGCAGCGATGTTCTGACACTGCGTCAGCATCAGGTGGCGCTGCTGGTGGCGGACGGCCTGGGCAACCGCCAGATCGCCCGCCAACTGCTCATCTCGGAATGGACGGTGGTGAACCACATGCGGGAGATCATGAAGCGGCTCGGCTGCGGTTCCCGGGCCCAGGTGGCGCGCTGGGTTCACACCGGCGAGCCGAGCGGTCCCGCCGCCCGCGCCGACCCACCGCTCTGGCCCGCCACCAGCGCGCGGTAG